The Citrus sinensis cultivar Valencia sweet orange chromosome 4, DVS_A1.0, whole genome shotgun sequence DNA segment ATTTGGGGCATGAGCTTACGGTGAATATCATGCTTATGCGAACTTGACCGAGTCATAACATAATAttccattaaaatttgaaaaaaagaaaaaaaaaagcaacaaatACGAAATTACAGAGCATCcttgtatttgttttctttcagcAGCTCCTCTCTCACTCTCCTGACCTCCGCTTCCCGTTCCAACCTCTCTTGCTGTCACACCGAAAGACAATtcaactattaatttattcacaaGTACCAAAATTAACCACCACCTAAACGAAAATTacgaaaataaaaactttagcGCTTTTAGGGGGGGTTTTACCAAAATGGGGCGAAATGAATGAAATCAAACAAGAaagcaaatgaaaagaaagatatgataaataaagataattgataatttaatttagcgAAAGAGGGGAAGGCAAGGTAAAGGAGGGAGATTCACCTTTTCGTCTTGATGGAGGGCGATCCAGACATGGAGTTTGTCCATGGACTGCCAGAAGACGAAGGCCGCCAATGACATTCCGAAGTATGTTGATACTTTCACCATCTTAaagcttcttcttcctcttcgcTGCCGTTGAATGTCAGATATTACGGGACTTTGGCTGGAGCAGCAAAATCTGACGGTAGTAACTAGAAATTAGAAAGTGCAATAGGAGTTATACAGTGCGACTGACGTGTATTGTTCGCAATGCACCACGACTTGTTTCTGACCACACGTGCAGGATTGTTACGAGCAAAGCCTTACTCCGGAATCGGCCCAGACAACTTAGATAAAAGCATATCTCTTGCCGTTGGGCTTGGTGGGCTGGCGTGTTGAGGGCACCACCATGAGCTCACATGGGCCGGAAACTTCTTCTTAATGTCGTTTTcgaattaatatttgaatattcTTGAAGTGTAATATAATGATATGTTTATTAGataggaatgagaatgagaatgagaataagAATTTCGGAACgagaaaaaaagatatgtttatttcttcaaaTGAGAGATGGATTGAGAATTAAAGAGGCAGTGCCcacctaaaattggaaattatTACTAGAGGTCTCATTGATGGGGAGGTAAGAATGAGAATCTCATTCTCTAAAGTAATCATATTAGTCccacttaaattttaaaattctcattttattcttctttatattattattaatgacaataattaactaatGTCAGTTTAGTAACTTATAACAattcattttgattctaaaataaagtaaacacattaatgaCAATATAGTTTTTTCCGATTTTGATTTCCACATCTAAAGTAAACagttattctgattctcaTTCTCCATTCCGATTCTAGTCCATTCCGATTACTGATCAATAAAcacattataaatatttacatatcTATCTAGAAAACTAGCAAATCCCAATTTGtgatatatttatgttaaaaaaacaaaaacaaaaagcaaccCTTCCGTTGCATGAAAATGTGTTTGTTGAGGAAAGAATATAAAGGCTGTTTCAAGCTTCCCCTTTAGCTATCATGACTTTAGACCCCACTTAAGCAAACGGAAAAAATGAAGTATATGGCTTGAGTGGCGGCATTCCTGTGATATAAGTATGTTATACGATGGATTGAATAtcatttttgataaatttttaagctAATTTAAATAGGATAATTAAGCagcatttattattgtttagaGAAATTGACTCTAAAACTAAAAACCCCGGGTCTGTTCttgaaagatatttttttttttgaagaagtaATGCATGCCACTGTTTCCCTgtctatttaataaatgaagttCAAAGAGTCACGAACTAGAAGAAAAGCCTTCATTTATCAAAAAAGTTTGTAAGtaaattttaggaaaaataatagaaaataatcaatcttaaacaaaaagaaattataagagaaagagaaatttcCCGATggtagagaaagaaaaagatccAATGAGTTGTTAGTCCaagagcgagagagagagagaaagagaatccCCCTAGCGTGATTTTTCTGGAGTTTTATTGTAACACCcgttatttttgttataatattactattatatatctattttatagaatataatatttcaagttaatgTATTCAAGGATactttattgtattttattttatttcttctaaatctcaaatcatttatttatttattttatttatttattaaaatacttagtttaaaaaggaaataaatccCTTAATGGGTAAGGGTTTTAAAAGGGTAAAATCTCgtttagtccctgtatttttatattagtacccgtttagtccctaaatttttaaaaatacctcaaaacatctccgacattaaattattagcaCATTTCCTCTTACTTTTTTTACTTTAGgcttaatttttacaatattaccctcttacaataaatatttttttgggcattagtaaaaagaaaaaaattaattatcaattgaatctcaaa contains these protein-coding regions:
- the LOC112499026 gene encoding uncharacterized protein LOC112499026; this encodes MVKVSTYFGMSLAAFVFWQSMDKLHVWIALHQDEKQERLEREAEVRRVREELLKENKYKDAL